A region of the Struthio camelus isolate bStrCam1 chromosome 11, bStrCam1.hap1, whole genome shotgun sequence genome:
TTGTATTAACACCTTCAGATCTTGCTATGTTTGTACCTGCCTATGACATGTTTGCTGTTGTTGAATTCTTAAAGTGAAAAGTGAGTTGAAGTCTTTGCCTTTTACGTGTATAACGAGCATCCGTATGTTTTAACACTGATTCTAGAAGTGCTCCATGACCAGAGTGGAGCAGTGACTGGCAGGAATACAGCAAGACGCTgcctttttgttttacttgggAGGGTTCTTTGTTTCTGGTAGGTGCTTGTGACTTAAAACAAGTGGAGCACCGTCCCGTTTACCAATATTTTTGTTCAGTATTAGTCATTGCTGTGAAAAACCTTAACCGGGGTTCAGCTAAAGGGTAGTAGAGCTGTGTGTAGACAGTGGTTGTACTTGTGTTCTCCAAAGGGCTTTTTCACGCAGGCTGTTCTTAGCAAATGGTCCAGAGTCagttataaaagaaaatgaaaaactctgGCCTATGGAAATTGTTGGTTTTGCCCTCAGCTATTTAAGGGCACtgtggcagagcagctgcctcTTACTTTGCCAGTGGAAACACGGTATCGAACTTGCTTTCagtagctgggccatgagaggtGTCAATCATGTAAAATGGTGAAACGAAAAAAGAGTTTTCCAGACTGTAGAACTCCAAACAAGCACTAGtctcatttttattaaatcataAAACATACACTGACATGATAGGAGAACTACGATTATCTGAGCTATTTCAAGGCACTTCTAAAATGCATGTGCATTTTGCTGTAGTTCAAAGACTTGCTTCTTACTAATGGATTAGTAATACTTGCATATGGAAAACCTCATTTAAACAGTGATGTAGAAAAAGCTGGTGAGCAAAACTTTTGGACAAACCATGCAGAAATCAAGACTAAAACATGTTTATGGGAAGTAACTCAAGCTAAACCATACTGCCAAAATGTTATTATATGTAAAACAAAGCCATTCCTTGCTGCAGTTCAGTGTGGTAGGATAATCTACGGTATTGATTATTGACCTGCTATTAATTGTGTGATATATGTAATGTACCTGTAGTGTAAATGCATAATAATAATCTCTCTCATCCTGGGTGCAGGGAACTGAGGCTTGTACATGCCTCGTCAAACCCAACTCATTTAAATGCCAAGCTTAAATATATACCAGACAAGTTTAAAACCTTAAGGTTTGTTTTAGTTCAGGCTACACATGCAGATTATATAGTATTGGGATCTCTAAGGGTAAACCTAAAACTGAAGTGGCATTTTAAGCCTTTACACTAATGGTTACATGAAAGTAAAGTTAGCTTTTGGCAGCAGCATGCGTTTTCTTACTGCAGGAGcttcaaaaaaatcaaacccaGTATATGTTTAGGTTACTTTAGTTTTTTATGCTAAAATGGAAAAAGGTAAGATTTTTAGCATGCAAAACCTGCTTCTTTACCAAGATTATTTTGGAAAGCAGGGCTGAAATCCATTTTACAGCAGTTGCTGTTTGCTCCTTACAGTCGTTTGGGACACTCAGCGCAGTAAATTTTTCCATTATGACAAACAAAGCGCTTGTTGGCCAAACCACGGGCACACTTTGTGCATTTGAAACAATAGTCGTGCCAGGATTCATCTTCGTAGTTAACCACACTGGTTCCTCTTCCAAATCCTGCTAGGAGAGAAAGCAATTATAGGACGACAATAGTAGGTTGTCCTTGGCCGTGTTAGTCCACCAAACAGCAAGTCTCATTCTTAATGCCTCCTGTGCTGCTATACTAATACAGCTGATCCACGTTGTTTGCTGCTCAGTATTACTGCTCTTGGAGAAACAGGCAGCTTTACATGGGCCTGGGTGGCTTGTCTACATGAAGGTTTTTCTCTTGGCTCCCTTCTCCAGGGAACAGTCAAGTTGAAGGAAAGAGTAATAGAGCAAGGACATGCTGGGCTAAATGCCCTAGCATACTGTTATAGGGTCAGATCTGTGCTCTGAAATGCAGAGGAGAACGGAAGATTGATAGGACTGGCAGGATAGTGCTGATATTTCAGGGGTGAGCGTTGTGGGGTCATATCCAATAACCATGACATGCAAAACATACTAGAAGCAAAGCAAACATTACTCCAGCAAACTAAAACACTGCTCTTTTTAGTCTTCTGGTTCCCAAACTAAGATTTAGGTGGGAAATATTCCGGTTGGGGCAGTTTGGCGGGAGATAAATTTGAGGAGTGCAAAAGATGAAGAGCTCAGTTAGCAACTTGGTCTCCATCCAATAGGAGCTTGTAGCTTATAATTAGATCACATGCAAATTGCAGGAATAAGATTTGGGATACTAGACCTGCTTGCGGTGTTAGTGGCCTCTGAGGTACATGGCTTTTGGCAATCACACTTCTGACCTTAAGCATTCTGTGCCCACAAGCAGCATTTAATTCAACATACCTGTAATAGGATTCTTGCAGCCAGCACACTTCTTGGCAACGCACTCCTTGTAGCAGTCAACACAGTAAAACTGATCCTCTACAGCTGTGAAGCGCTTCCCACCCAGTTGCTTCTTGCAGTTGGAACAAATGAAGCACTCTGAATGCCAAGGCTGCTCCTGGTAAGTGAGTCCTCCAGAAGTGATGGGCTAGGGGCAAAGAGCAGATAAGCTGTGTTTCAGAATCAGTAGGGAGGAAGAGGTGACCCAGGCATGGCATGTAGGTGGGAGGGCTTTGTCTTTTATGAAGACCTCTTGaaagctttaattaaaatgaaatagagcAACACTTGAGTTTCTGTAGCCTAAAAATCCTGCATGTCTGGAGCTTTCATAATAGTTTACTTTACCTGCAGCAACTCTGCAATTCTACATCAATCAGTTGCAGAAATTGTAAAACAGCTGTTTTATATAACATTGGTTCGCTGCTTGAATACACAATACCTACTAGAGAGCTTAAACCGTCTTAGCCTTGTCATCCCCAGAGCAAGTGCAAGACTGGTGTTGTCCTGGTTTCAGTCTGTGGGCAGCAGAGCTGCCCTCGGAAAACCCTACAGCCCCTGCTCAGCTACTGTAATATGCAACAACCTTTAGCTCACTCATGATGTTAAGCCACACCAGCTGCTCACACCAGTATCTCGGGGAAAGAATGTAAGCAGTGGTACAGCTGTAGCATGATCTGCCTGCCGGTTTACCTTTCTAGCCTCTAGCAGACATGTAAGGGTTAGCAACTCTAAATTCAGGCAGCTGTCTTTGCAAACTGGAAGGACTTACGTTCTTGCATTTAGCACAGGTCTTGGCAAACTTATGCTCGTGGCAGGAGACACAGTAGAAGTCATCACCCTTGGGGAAGAAGCTCCCAGATCCGATCACTTGCTTGCACTGGCTGCAAGTGAAGCAGTCCTTATGCCAGACCATCTTCTTGTACTCAACGTTTTGGTCTCCTATAACAGACAACGTTATTTGGGATTTCAGGCCTGTGACAAACTCTCCACCCCGTGCAACGTGGCACGTCAGTGGACGAGACTTCAGTTGTAGCATGTGAGTAAAGGAAGGGCTGTTCATTTCTGTATCCCACTGAATTCCATCCAACCAGGaccatcaagattttttttaagtatttatgcTGGGCAAGTGCCTGAGCCTTTCTGAGAAGACAGGCACCGAAGGTTGCACTTTTACAGAACAAACCTTTTGGTAGAAGTGGTTTAAGACTGACTACTGCTAGGGTGAACGATACACACAAGGGTTAACTGCCCTCAGCAGTTCTATCACTAGCACCATACCTGCAATAATAGGCTTGAAGCAGCCCTTACATCTCGGTGCATCTTCAGTGGCAGTGCAGTTGCTGCACCAAACCTTGTTGTTCTCCCTCAGCATAAAGGGCTCGTTGACCAAGGATGTATAGCACTTGACGCAGCGGAAGCAGTTGTCATGCCAGTAACGGTTCTTGAAATGCAGCTCCTGGGACAAACAAAATGGAGTGAGCAGTAAGCCCTTCTCTTTTGCGGAGCACTCCTCAAAATACACAGTTGTCTCATAAGCCTTGACAgtaaaggtagatttttttttcccccccctctcacTTCCACATTCAGTGTTCGGGGGTGCAGCTCATCTGCAAGCAAGGGAAGGGACATTTAACCAGGCTCACTGACACAAGGGGCTTAATTACAATCAGAGTTGAAAGGCTAAATCTATGAAGATTTTAAATGCAGTATACAATTAAAACTTGAGAGTTTCAGGGTACCAGTGCTTCTAACAAACCGCTTTGAGAGTTGAAGTTCTGTAAGCGTTTGGGGCTTCTCTGGTCGTTGGGGTCCCTCTAGATAAGGTGTACATtactattacagaatcacagaatcgtttaggttggaagggacccctggagatcatctagtccaacctccctgctcaagcagggacctctagagcatatttcccattATTACCATAAACATAAGCAATAAAGGCTTAACTAACTGACAAAAGCCAGACCAAGGAATGTGTTCCCAGGTGCTTTGGCCTGAAGATTAGTTTTCTGCGAGTCCTATGCAGGCTGGATTAACTGCAGTGCTGTCTCCAGGACAATTCAGCATTTGCAGTAGTTCGTGTGGCTGAACCTAGATCCTGAAATTAGATCCTGTGCAAAAGCAGCCCATCCTGAGCCTCCCTTACTGTGCTGTCCCGGAGCCTCTGGCTCTTTGCCCAAGGAACACGTGCAAGCACAGCCTGACTGACAGCCAGAGGGCTGCAACCACCTATTTAACTTGCTCAGCACTCACCTTGGAGTCGGCACCGATGGGTTTCTTGCACTCAATGCAGGTGTTGGCACAGAACTTCTCAAAGCACTTGACGCAGCAGTGACGGCCCTCCTTCTGCACATACTTCTTCCCTTGCAGCGGGTCACGGCAGTAGTGGCAGTCAAAGCGCTCCGACATGGTGCCCACAGTGTAACTGCCAGGCCCTGCAAGAGGAAAGAAGGTAAATGTACAGCCCTGACGCCCTAAGAACTGTTACAGCTTCTGGGGCCTGTGCAAAGGAAGACGTTTAACGGAAAGACGGCTCAGCAGTGGATGTATGGCATTGCCACGCTCTTCCAGGGCTTGTTACTGCAGAGAGCAGCTTCTGTTAATGCACCTCTGCTATCCGACAGCTCAGGGGATTATAAAACAGACTACGCTCTACCCACTGCATGGGCGTTTTCCAGGTGCCTGCACAGTccttccttcttgtccttttgtgACACGAGCATGTTTCACTAACAGCCTCTACTGCTCCTTAGCACATTCACACCTTCCTGGCAATAGCTTCAGAGCGGTGTCCCCCTGTCCTGCCACAGGCCGGGCTGGTGAGATGCAGCTCTCCTTGCAGGGACCTGGGTGGCAGGTCCGGGGCAGGGTGGCTGTCAGGTCTGCACACAGGCAGGGCCCCATCTCTTCCCGGGTGCCAGAGCAGAGGTGGGAACATCCATGTTCCCATGTCCCACCCAAGCGCCTCCACTGACCGTTGTCCAGCATGTCCAAGGGCTCACAGCTAGCAGTTTGCTGCATAACCTGTACAACTCTGTTCTGACTTTTGTTCACAgaccacccaaaaaaaaaaaaaaccacaaaacacagAGAAACGGTGGCGACGACAAAGCAGGAGACAGTTTTCTTTGATGCTGTAGGATAGCGCTGGTGAGGAGGCTGTGGCCTCAACGTAAATCCAAAAAAGAAACCAATCTGCCATGGCTCTATCACCTTGTCCTTTGGGCACTGACTCCTGCCAAAGGTGCAGTGAGCGCACCAGCCCCGTAGTACACTAAAACCTTTCAGTCTTGTAAAGGCTTCAACAGAATTAACTGGAGCTTTGCCATTGCTAATTAGGGCTCAGCCCTGCACCCAACGAAGTCAGAATGAGTTTTGCCATTGCACTACCCTGAGCAGACACCAAAGCTTGTGCTTACGTTTGAGTTTTATCTTTGTAGGGGGAGGTCTAAGTTAGGCCACTAAACCCTTACTCTTGGGGAAGTTGGGTGCAGTAGACAACCTGGGCTCATTCACAGCAACCACCAGCTAAAGGAAGAAGCTTGGATGCGTCCTCCTGCGTTGTGTACTGCCCTTTAGGATGCCGCGGGGAGATGCGTCATGAAGTTTCAGGACGACATGGGCTACAGAGTAAGGCTATGATGTGGGCTGACTCCTGGCTGTGCTCTGGAGCTCAGCAAGGACAGGGGCCAAAGGCTGCCCTACCGCCTGGAAGCACTGTGTTTGCAGCTACAGTTAGCATAAGCAATGCGTTAGTAACGCAAATATTTTCGTTTGCCTTAATAGCCAGCCAAGATACGAATGCTAGATTTCTGCCTACAAAGAGGCAGGATGGGCTCTGGCCAAACAAAAAAAACGCAGCTCTGCCTCCCAGGGTCCAGACTGCTGTGAATGCAGCCCTGCAAAACATGCTCGCTCCATGACTCCAGGACATGGTCCTGGAGAGGGAAGCAGAGTCAAGCAACAGCCTTTCCTTATCACCTTCTTAAGAAGAAGGAGCCTAGCccattttatttacatatttcttGTCAAGCAAGGGTAATGATACCTAATCGCTCATTAACAGCGACTTAGTTTGTAAGGGCCAGCTCCAGCAGTCCTTGGCTAGACCCTGGCTGAGGCTCCACATAATTTGTGCACAGAGATCACCGCCAACCAAGAGCGGAGCAGAATAGTTTCCATGTTTCCAGCTGAAGcctgcagccagctgcagccctcctgAGGCCTTTTGTGCCGGATATTTGTGCAGTTTCCAACTGCCTCTTTCACCGAGCTTTCACATATAAAGTAACGAGGAAAAAACAAGGAGAGCTCTCCCTACATTTAAAGAAGCTTCTTAAGTTCGTGCCAGCAGGACTCTGCCAAAGCAGGACTATTATTTCACCATGGCCAGCTAGCTAACGCTTCAGCTGGGAGCCAAGGTGGGTGTGGGGGGCTCTTGACTGTAGGGCTTTCCACTTTGGCTGGAGATGCAAGGTCACCCTTTCTTCCCCCGCTGTGCATCCCCCACTTGCACGCCTCGTCTCCGCCTCCCAGACCACCTCTGCCAACTGCTCTTTCCATTCCCCTATGCCCGTCCGCAGAGGAAGCCAGCGAAGTTTCCGGCTGAAAGGCTGTAGAAAGCACCTGCAGGGTTACGTGCTCCCATGCAGTCAGTCCTTCAGCCTCCACCACCCAGGGCGCGGAGGCGGCCGTGCCCCCCCTGCACAAGTCGGCCCCGGGAGGGCCCGCAGCTCAGCCACTGCCAGCACCTCCCGAGCGGCCGCAGCCCCCAGCTCGGCCGAGCCGCCTCTCTCCTCGCGCCGCGGAGAGCCTGCGAGCAGCCCCGCTCTTTCCTCCTCCGCAGCCGCCTGGCAGCGGGCGATGCCGAGAGGGACTTCAGTTGCCCTTTTCCTGGCAGAGCTGAAGCGCCGGCGCGGAGACAGAGAGCGGGACCTACGCGGTCAGGCAATACAGCGCATTGCCGCTTGCTGTTGGCAGCCAGGGGCGGCTCTCAGCGCTCCCCTCGCGTAGCCTCCGCGCCGCCGAGCTCCCCACGCAGAAGCACCGCACGCGCTGCAGCCGGCGCGGGCTGCTCTGCCGCCTGCTGCCGACGGGGCTCGGAGGCACAGCTGCCGCCGGCGCCGGTCGCGCCCCGTGCGCTGCGCCCAGGAGCCATCAGCGCTTTGCAAACCGGAGCGGGATTTCGGGGTGGACACAGGACGCACCGGCCCTGGAGCTGCGCCCACAGGGCGAGGGAAGGTCCGTGGGAGGCCCGCCGTGCTTGCAGTTTGCTGCTGCATGCTTTAAAAGCAGGAAGGCTGTGTTTTTATAGCGCTAGACCTGTTTACGTGAATTTTCATTGGACACCTGCCCACCCCAGTGCTGCTACGCTTCCATCAACTACGTGGTCCAGCCTGTCAGCACGAGAAATCCCCACGGcagcgcggcagccccggggcttggCAGCAGGCTCCAGCGTGAGCACCCTCGGCGAGGTGGGCATGGATCGACGCGGAGAGGTCTTCGCCAGAGCAGAGCCCCGCCGAGGCCGCCCAGCAAGCTCACGCTCCGCAGCACGAAGTGCAGGGCCAGCAGCCGTCCAAAACCGAGGGAAAGCTTTGCTGTCTGCCTAGCAGCCCTGATTcagttttttcttcccccctctttGAGCGTAAGATGCTGTTGGCAACGCGACACAAGCGGCCCCGAAGCAGCCAGCCCCTAGGTGCGAAGCCCAGGGAGGTGCCTGCCTCCGTTTGAGCCTTCGCAGTTATTTCACAGCTCTCCTCCCGCCTCACTTCTGTGCTCGGGGACGCGCTGGAAACAAGGCAGGGGAAGGACCCGTCACGTGCTACGGCCGCTGGTCATAGAGGGGTTAATTTGCTCCAGGACCGCGCACAAGCCAAGGAGTAACTGGAATAGGAAACAGGAGATGAGGCTCAGGCTTTAAAATCCAGGAGTCATCGCACCGGCCCCTATTTGTCACCCTCTCGATAACGTCAGGCCAGAACAGGCTGGAGGACTGCTGTTCCGGAGAGCAGGACAGATAATCCTGCCTCTCTTTTAAAAACCAGAAGTGACTTGCTCGGAGGCAGCAGCGGTGGGGGCACAGTTCgcaccctttcccttccctttggcTTAGAAAGCCAGGCCGGAGGCCCAGCTGATGGGTATTGCGCTCTGCGGGGACCGAGTTCGGGAAACGCCGCCTTGCCGAGGTCAGGGGATGGCCACGTCCTGCTGACAACTCTGCTAAGGGTTCaagcaaatgaaacaaacaaacagctgggAAACATGGAAACTATGTGAGCCACCgccagctctgcagagctttaTCAAGCGAGTGGGTTTTATTTGGAAGAAATGCAATTGCACAGCGGCCAGGGCGAACGGCACTGAAACATTCCTGATCTCAGGTTTAGGGCTGCCTTAAACCAGAACACATAATTGCGACCATATGGTCTAGAGAGGACCGTAACCCTGTGATCCCACGTAACGCCGCATGCTCTAACCGGAGACAGACACTTATCGCGGCAGCGCTGACGACCTGCCGACCGCACTGGGCCTGGTGCCCGCgggagccgggctgggccggccgaCGTGCTAGCGGCTGCCCACCTTGAGCCAGCTCACGCGCCGATAAGCCTCTCTCATACGtggccgggggcagcggaggggcaAGAATTTGCTTTCAGTTCTTACAGGAGCTTACCGCCCTCAGCGATATCGTCCCTTCCCCGATTCGGGCCTCAGAAAGGCCCCTCCACCCCCTTGTCCGCTAGGAGGATGCGGACACTGTCCACTCCTGGTGCCAGCGTGAACCCAGGCCCGGCACGTGGGCCAAACGCGCCGCCCGCTCAAGCCCTCCGCGCACCCGTGCCGAGAGCCCGCGCCGGCCGGACCATCCCTACAGCCCAGGTAGGGGCCAGCGCGCGAGAGCCCCGAAAGCCCGCCGGTCCACGGCAGGCTGCCCAGAGCAAGGCCACGCTTTGGTGGCGACCACCAGGCCACTGCCCCAGAGGGGAGCAAATGCCCACGAGAGACTGAAGAGCACTGCAGCCCCGGGGAAGAAACATTCAGCGTCCTACTGCTGCTCGCGGAAGGAGTCCGGTCCCCTGACAGCAGGTAGACACGGCAGGTATTTGTGCTCCGTGAAACAATAAATACATCTTCTAGAGCCTGGATGGCAGCGGATCACAAATCTCAAGATGTTCACCTCCTGAGTAACCTACtcctcccacagctgccctgTACCCCACTGCTTAACTTCCCAGTGCTTCCAGGCACGCTAACCTTGGCCTGTCTTTGCTGTCCAGAAAACAGGCCCGTTAGGAAACGCTTAGGACGCAGTGGATGCATGGAAAAACCTTAAGCCCTCTCAGCTTGCCGTAACCACCCTTCCGTGGGGCCCGCGTGTCGGCGCAGGCTGTGCAGCTTCGCCGGCGAGCGGTGCGGCAGCTGTTGAGCATACAGCGTGGATTCACGCCGGTGCCACAACCACGCGGCAGCAACGCAAAACTCGGTGCTCGGGGGAAGCGCTCAAACTAACGCACGAAGCTGCAAGTGCTGCACCTTTATGCTTCATTTCACAGTGGTGCATTTAAAACTGCAGCAGGACGTGCACGCGTTTTAGCTTGAAAGGTGTTTGAGCAAGGTTTCTTTGGCTGCAGCTTTGCACCGGGCTGTGCTGTCCCCTGAGCTGAACGCCTGGCTAAGCTCCTGCTCAACACCAGGAGAATCGCGTACCCTCCAGACACGCGCCTCCAAACCTCCTTTCAGCCCCACTGGTCAGCCAGTGGTTGGGACCACAGAAAACGATGTGGGAAACGGAAAGTAAAGTATCGACTGACTCAAACCGTCCTCTGGCCTGGGCTCACCTCTGGCGACATGGGAAgtagggagggagagagagcgcaGGTTGCTGGGGTCGAGGGTTAAACGTAGCACGTGCCTGTCCTTAACAGCCTGGAGGGCCCTCAATAAAACTAAGAGCTCACGAAAAATCCAGCAATATCTGTAAGTCCTCTTTTCGTTCCTGTTCTGGAAGTTCAGACTTCCCCAACAGCAGCAACTACCAGTTTTCGAAAGCTGCTCCAGAAGCTCGCACCACTTTAACCACGGTGTCCCCCTCCCATGAGCCCGGACAGGGTGCTGTCTAAATGTAGCTCCTTGATGAATTTGGCTACAGCGAGAGGGCAGCTGGCCAGACCCGTGGCCTTCTCAAGTATCAGGGTATTTGGCACAAAGATCGGCTGGAATTCAACTCTAACATTTACCTGACCATAGAGGTGCCAGCTAGCCACTTGTCCCAAAAGAGTatctgcttttcaaaagcagcccCGCGGTCCTTGTACAACCACGGCTTTCACCCTTCAAACAAAGATCTCGAATGCAGGGGCCCTGCAGGCTTCCCGGCACCCGAGCCATGCTGGCACCATGCTGCGGAGCAACCACAGGGCTCTACAAGCTGGGGGCCAGGCTCAGGGCCACGCGCAGCACGGCGCAGCCAGCTTTGGAAACCGCACGGTCCTACGACCTTTGCTGCCCCACAAAAGCCATCGCATTAACACGGACTTAACGATGCACTGCCGTAACCACAGTCCCAAATGGCGCACAACCCCGAGCGCTCGCTCGCTGTCCTCGCTGCATACCGCCTTCCAGGCTTTCCTGCCtcgcagcgccggcccggccgagccccccggctccgcggccCTGGCGTTGCTTCGTTCCCGTTCAGGTGCGCTGCCTAAAGCGAGGCAGCATCGCCGTGGTGTGCAGAGCAAATGAAACCGAAGCGCTCAGCAAACGGAGCTGAAGCGTATCTAGCCGATAAGCGAAGCATTTACCATAGGATAAGTGCTAATGTCTCTGGGGATATGTTTAAATGTGATAAGCCACCACAGAAGAACGCACAGCGTGGTCTGTAAAAGCAACCAGGGAAACCGTGCTTAAACCTTGTGCTCTACTCTGTGCCATTTAGGAAAGAAGATGAGACTGAAGGCGTTAACCCTCTGCCGCCGTGCTGGATACACGAGGCTGCATGTTCCACGGCAACACGGCAAGAAGGGGCAGTTGCTTTTTGACTCTACAGCAGTTTGATTTTTCTCCGCTGGCTGGGTACGCCCAGCCCCAGGAGCAGCGGGCACCTGCCCGTTTCAGCTCAGGACCTGGCACCAGCTGCTGCGTCACCTGAGTTACTATCTTCAGCGCTTCTCTGTGCGGGGCCACGTGGTTTGCTATAAATACCAAGGAATACCCTTAAAAGAAGGGTCCCATTAATCAGAAGTGAGAAGCGACAGTCAGGAGCGCACCTCAAGGTCACCGGCACCCTGCCCTGGACAACAAACATTTGCAAagccaaagggaagaaagaagtcaCTTGCAGGTCCTTTTTGCTGGGAGAGCTGGCAGTAAAGAGTGGAGAGCTGCGCTCCGCCGTCGCCGGGCTGGGGCACGTGCGAGTCTCACGCTCTGTAATCCAAAAATTATTCTGTTGATAAAATGGAAGCTTCTTTATTTAGAACAAAACCGGCTCCAAGTTCCTCAGGCGGTTGCTAAATCATTCCCTATGGTCCTATTGCCACCATGTCTGAGCACATCCCAATCACTATTAAATCTTCACGCTTctccggggagggagggagggagggagggagggatgcacTATTAAAACACGCTGCTCCAGTCCTGCAAggaccgccccgcagggcttgctTGAACACTGACCCCGGAGCTCAGCTAGGGCTAACCAGGCTCCAGTGCACGCAGCGCTGGTCTGAGCGCTGCGCAGGACTTGGGCAATAAAGTCCAAATCTTTCAGAAAGaacccaaaccaacagcaaaaaataaataaataaaatatcctgTGCAATCTAACCCCCAGACACAGGTCAAGCCCGTGGCTGCCTCTGGATTGTGCCCCCGGCCGCTCGCGGGTCTGCCGCCTCTCGCTGCCTCGATGCCTCCCTGGCGCCCGCATCCACCCGAGAGCCGAAccggaggctcccgccggctgcaGGGAGCTCAGCGCCGGGGCTGCCCAGCCCGCGAGAAGCGGCCGTCTATACGGTGGCCGTTTTCACCGTGCGCGTACGTGCCTGCCTGTGCATTAATTGTGATCGTTGCTCTAGTACCTGGCCTAGAGCCACGCAGACGCGGACCGAAGCACGGTCCTTGGCCCGGAGAGCAGCCAGGCTGCGGAAGACGAGCCGAAAGACAGACACGGCCGGGGGGAAACGGTGCAACAGCGGCGGTCACTCTGGTGGGCTGAGGTCAACAAGTAAGTGTCTTGCATCTAAATTGAATGGATCCCTCCTTTTAAACAcctttgaaatgtttaaaaatgctaCAAGAAGTCAGATTTTATGCGTTATACAGAGTACCTCTCTGAGTACCTGTGTCACACGAGCAAATCCTGagcaatcctgtgcaacgtgaGAAGCCCCACACTCATCCTTTGCCCCGGGAGGCTGAGCGCGAGTTTAGCAGCACGCTGCAACTTTCCTCCCCAGTGCGAGGAGGCTCTGCTTTCCCATCCGGCTCTCGCGAGCACCATGTTTCCCTTGCTCCAGGTGGGTGAGGCCGCTCAGTCTGACGCCCGCAGGAGCTGCGCCCCAAACTCGACACCCTCTCCCCAGGACTCGTCCACCCCACGTGCTACGTCTCATCAGGGTCTGCAACGGCGGTGTAATTTACAGCTGTGAATATATGCTGGACCTTAAgaaacacacacaagcacagtTAGCTTCTAGGAACCAGGCAAGGTTtcttcaatcccaaagagctttCAGTGGGTCTGTAACTGGAGGGCTAGAGGAGATGAGTCACAGATGGGAAAGCACAACACAGCTACGTGCCAAGGGGGACATGCAAAACACAATTTCAGGATTCAACGTTAACGGgaagaaaaaattatgttttcttattACCGGGGAGGGCCAGTGTGTTTGATCCACAAGACAAACACAAAGAAGAGGAAGCAACCACAAACCTCCCTCTAGAGCAGAGCACGCTGGGCTCCTGCACGTTCCCCTCTGCTCTGGGTTTCCCCTGCTCACCGTGTTAGTGCTGCAGCACACTTGCTGCACAGAGAAGCACCATCCCTCATTTTCACTCAGTCTGCCTCAAACAGCAGCTGAGCCCCAGGATGCCCAGGGCAGTGGGTGCAAAAGCACTGACTGCCCAACACATTGTACAAGTAGATGAGGCCATCACCACCACCTGTGCCCCTCACCGCCCTGCTCCCAGCACCAAGCCCACACCCTGCTTAGGAGCCCATTTGCCATCAGTAGTTACAGCTGCAGATCGCAGAGACTTAAAACCACTTTTAAGGAGGTATTTCTCTGGTGCAGGACGCTGCTAGCAAATCCTTCCTGCCCCTTTAGCAGGCGTTGCACACACAGGGCTTCTCCTGCAAGACAGACGGCAGCGTTTCCCCTTTACCTGTGT
Encoded here:
- the FHL1 gene encoding four and a half LIM domains protein 1 isoform X2, giving the protein MAFHRHTGPGSYTVGTMSERFDCHYCRDPLQGKKYVQKEGRHCCVKCFEKFCANTCIECKKPIGADSKELHFKNRYWHDNCFRCVKCYTSLVNEPFMLRENNKVWCSNCTATEDAPRCKGCFKPIIAGDQNVEYKKMVWHKDCFTCSQCKQVIGSGSFFPKGDDFYCVSCHEHKFAKTCAKCKNPITSGGLTYQEQPWHSECFICSNCKKQLGGKRFTAVEDQFYCVDCYKECVAKKCAGCKNPITGFGRGTSVVNYEDESWHDYCFKCTKCARGLANKRFVCHNGKIYCAECPKRL
- the FHL1 gene encoding four and a half LIM domains protein 1 isoform X3 gives rise to the protein MKGPGSYTVGTMSERFDCHYCRDPLQGKKYVQKEGRHCCVKCFEKFCANTCIECKKPIGADSKELHFKNRYWHDNCFRCVKCYTSLVNEPFMLRENNKVWCSNCTATEDAPRCKGCFKPIIAGDQNVEYKKMVWHKDCFTCSQCKQVIGSGSFFPKGDDFYCVSCHEHKFAKTCAKCKNPITSGGLTYQEQPWHSECFICSNCKKQLGGKRFTAVEDQFYCVDCYKECVAKKCAGCKNPITAGFGRGTSVVNYEDESWHDYCFKCTKCARGLANKRFVCHNGKIYCAECPKRL
- the FHL1 gene encoding four and a half LIM domains protein 1 isoform X6, giving the protein MSERFDCHYCRDPLQGKKYVQKEGRHCCVKCFEKFCANTCIECKKPIGADSKELHFKNRYWHDNCFRCVKCYTSLVNEPFMLRENNKVWCSNCTATEDAPRCKGCFKPIIAGDQNVEYKKMVWHKDCFTCSQCKQVIGSGSFFPKGDDFYCVSCHEHKFAKTCAKCKNPITSGGLTYQEQPWHSECFICSNCKKQLGGKRFTAVEDQFYCVDCYKECVAKKCAGCKNPITAGFGRGTSVVNYEDESWHDYCFKCTKCARGLANKRFVCHNGKIYCAECPKRL
- the FHL1 gene encoding four and a half LIM domains protein 1 isoform X4, producing the protein MKGPGSYTVGTMSERFDCHYCRDPLQGKKYVQKEGRHCCVKCFEKFCANTCIECKKPIGADSKELHFKNRYWHDNCFRCVKCYTSLVNEPFMLRENNKVWCSNCTATEDAPRCKGCFKPIIAGDQNVEYKKMVWHKDCFTCSQCKQVIGSGSFFPKGDDFYCVSCHEHKFAKTCAKCKNPITSGGLTYQEQPWHSECFICSNCKKQLGGKRFTAVEDQFYCVDCYKECVAKKCAGCKNPITGFGRGTSVVNYEDESWHDYCFKCTKCARGLANKRFVCHNGKIYCAECPKRL
- the FHL1 gene encoding four and a half LIM domains protein 1 isoform X1, which codes for MAFHRHTGPGSYTVGTMSERFDCHYCRDPLQGKKYVQKEGRHCCVKCFEKFCANTCIECKKPIGADSKELHFKNRYWHDNCFRCVKCYTSLVNEPFMLRENNKVWCSNCTATEDAPRCKGCFKPIIAGDQNVEYKKMVWHKDCFTCSQCKQVIGSGSFFPKGDDFYCVSCHEHKFAKTCAKCKNPITSGGLTYQEQPWHSECFICSNCKKQLGGKRFTAVEDQFYCVDCYKECVAKKCAGCKNPITAGFGRGTSVVNYEDESWHDYCFKCTKCARGLANKRFVCHNGKIYCAECPKRL